Proteins encoded within one genomic window of Pseudostreptobacillus hongkongensis:
- a CDS encoding N-6 DNA methylase: protein LYTDLANIFRSIENSEIGYPTEDDIKGLFDDIDTTHKRLGETVAEKNSKLTTVLQGIADIEFGDIKDNSIDTFGDAYEYLISNYASNAGKSGGEYFTPQSVSKLLARIVMEGKERINKVYDPTCGFRVIIMT from the coding sequence TTTGTATACAGATCTTGCAAATATATTTAGAAGTATAGAAAATAGTGAAATAGGTTATCCAACAGAAGATGATATAAAAGGGTTATTTGATGATATAGATACTACACATAAAAGATTAGGAGAAACTGTTGCAGAAAAAAATTCAAAATTAACAACAGTTTTACAAGGAATAGCAGATATAGAATTTGGAGATATAAAAGATAATTCAATAGATACATTTGGAGATGCTTATGAATATTTAATATCAAATTATGCAAGTAATGCAGGTAAATCAGGTGGAGAATACTTTACACCTCAATCAGTATCAAAACTATTAGCAAGAATAGTAATGGAAGGAAAAGAAAGAATAAATAAAGTATATGATCCTACTTGTGGGTTTCGTGTCATAATAATGACATAG